Genomic segment of Glutamicibacter sp. JL.03c:
GTACTCGTCCTCGGCTTCGCCTTCGCCAAGTCGGCCAGCACCTTCCCAAGTGCCGATGAGCCATGCGAAAGGTACTAGTTCCGGGGTGAGGTCCGTAGGGAGATCAAATGCCATGGGCTACTCGCTCCTAATTCGTCAGTGGTGAAATGAAAAACAGCGCACACGTTATTGTGTGCGCTGCTTTTACTTCTGACCCTGGAACAGGCGCTTTACTACCAAGCCTGCGAAGCCCGCCATGCCTAGGCCGGCGATCACGACAAGTGCCTGGAAGAAAATTTCAAGTGCAAGATAATTTTCATTCATGGCTTCATCTTAGCGCGATCAGAAGCATAACTTCGACACGCGTGACGCAGCCCGCACCATATTGCGTTATATGAACGCCAGAACCTCCATGGCATACCAGCTGGCGGCCCCGCTAAGCAGGATGATTCCGCAGGATAAGCCGAGGATGCCACTGAGATTGCGTACGCTGCGGCTAGCCAAGGCCAGCGCGCGCAACGAGCCCACCAGCAGGCCCGCAAGCAGGCCCATGACGGCGCCTTGGAACCAGAGAATGTCAACCGGCAAGGCGCTGGAGGCAGCCCCTAGGGCCGCGGCAACCAGCGGGGCAAGGATCATGGTGATCCGATTTGGCAGTCTGTTGACCACGACCGCGCCGGCGCCAAGCAGCGAAATGGCCGTGACAACCGTCAGCCCAAAGCCGTAGCCCACCTGGGCACTGGCGGCCCAGGCAGAGCCCAGGACGGCCAGCACCATGCCGGTCACGCCAGACACGACGCCGGCCAGGCGGCCTTCGGCTTCAGCACCGCGCAGCACCTGACTGATGAACATCAGCAACACGCCGACGGCGATGGCCTCGACGCTATGCGACATCACCGAGGCACCGGGCATGAAAATTGTTGCAGCGGTGGAAGCCAGCGAGCACAGGGCCAGAATAATAGTGATCGGCCACGGCGCATCTGAGCGCACCATCCGCGGCCAGGCGTAGGCAAAAACCAGCTGTAATATTGCGGTGACCACGCCCATGGGCCATGTCAGTGACGACAGGCTGGCAGCCCCGGTCAATAGGCCGACTGCGACGAGTCCGCACAATAGAACTTTGATTCTCAATCTATGCTTCCTGACGGTAATGTGTCTGCATCTGCGTGTTCACATGCATGATTCGAAGGATTCATTCCTTATACTGTGACACGTAAAGATGATTTATTCGCAACCAATTGGCAGGAGGACGAGCTATTGGCCCACCTACTGCTACTTAGCAATCATGCCGAAAATGCGGCCGAAGTTCTTCCGGCACTCGAATTGCTACTGCATGAAATTTCTTTCCTCCCGGCTAGCACCGAATCGCTGAGCCAAGTTCCAGAATGTGACGCTGTCATCCTCGATGCGCGAACCGATCTGATTCCAGCTCGTTCGCTGGCACAGATCCTTCACGCGAATCTGAACTTGCCGCTTCTGCTGGTCGTCAGCGAGGGCGCTTTGGGAATCTTGAATTCCGAATGGCATGCGGCCGATTTCTTGTTGCCCTCGGCGATTCCGGCAGAACTCGATGCCCGAATACGCCTGATGCTGGCAAGCATCCCGGATGCCGCACCGGCTCCGGAACCAGCTGAAAACACTTCGGGACTGCGCATCGATGAGCTGAGCTACACAGCGCGCATTGACAACCGCATGCTGGATCTTACGTACAAGGAATTCGAGCTGCTGAAGTACCTAGCCCAGTTCCCT
This window contains:
- a CDS encoding winged helix-turn-helix domain-containing protein, whose protein sequence is MAHLLLLSNHAENAAEVLPALELLLHEISFLPASTESLSQVPECDAVILDARTDLIPARSLAQILHANLNLPLLLVVSEGALGILNSEWHAADFLLPSAIPAELDARIRLMLASIPDAAPAPEPAENTSGLRIDELSYTARIDNRMLDLTYKEFELLKYLAQFPGRVFTREQLLHEVWGYDYYGGTRTVDVHVRRLRAKLGTDHEQLIGTVRNVGYRFHTES